The segment CCGAGCCTCCCTGGGATGGGGGCTCAGCTTTTTTCATTTTTCATCCATTATGGTACTTGTACATCCACAGGATGCCGGACTTCAACAGGCGGGCTACACGGCCTGTTACTCCTCGTCCATTCAATAGGCCGAATCCTTGTTTCTTTCCAAGGGATCCAAGGACGCCTTTTACTTTGATTTGCGGGAGTTCTTCTGGAAGTTCTTCGTTATTCCAGCGTTTCATCAGGACTTGTACAATCTGTTCTGCCTGGCCCTCTGCAAGCTGTGCACTCGGAGCATGAGGGAGGCTTGCACAGTCACCGACCACATATACATGATCATCGTTTGGAAGAGAGTGATATTTGGATAGGACGACTCTTCCGGATGAATCCTTTTCTACTTCCATATCACGGACAATGCCGACTGGCTGGATCCCTGCTGTCCATACAATGGCATCACACAGGATTGGGTCATCATGATTGTAGACAATGTTCGGCTCGACTTTCGTAATGTTCGCATTGTTGACGATTTCTACACCGTGTTCTTCAAACCAGCCTTGTACATATTTGCTTAAACGTTCCGGGAAAGCAGATAAGATCACATTTCCGCGGTCGAATAGTTTAATATTCAAATCCGGACGGCTTTCGCGAAGCTCACTTGCCAGCTCAACGCCGCTAAGGCCAGCACCGACGATCCCAACAACAGACTTAGCAGGAAGATTATTCAGCGTATGGTACGTAGCTCTTGATTTTTCAATGGATTGAATGCTGTAAGTAAATTCATCAGCACCAGGCACATTATGGTACTTATCCTCACAGCCCAATCCAATGACTAAATCGTCGTAAGAGACAGCTTCATCATCTTTTAGATAAACTAATTTCTCATCCGTGGAAACCTTTGTGACTTCTCCATATTTGATGGAAAGTCTTGGATGCTCAGGGAAGGACACCCGGATATGGTGATCCGAAATGGTACCTGCAGCAAGGGCATAATATTCGGTCTTTAAACAGTGATAAGGAACTTTATCAATTAAAGTAATGGAAACATCTTCGGGCAACTGGTTTGGAAGAAGCCTGAGCAGCACTCGCATATTACCGTATCCGCCGCCAAGCAGGACTAGTTTTTTCATAAATATTTCTCCTCTTTTGCTATCGACTTATGCGCTAGTATGATGGTGTTTTGCAAAGAAAGCATTTTCAATATGATGTCTAATACGCAGGAAATTGTATTTCCCTATAGTAATTTCATAAAAAGTATATCGAAATATGGGCAGATTCACAACAGAAATAGGCAAAAATCTCGATAATCTGACATACAATTGGCTGGAGCGGGTTTCATTGACGAAAGAATGGAAAAGATGTAGGATTATCAATTAGTAGAGAGGTGATTGCTAGTGAAGCCTATAATTGAATTTTGCATCAGCAACTTAGCGAGCGGTGCTCAGGAAGCTTTAGAAATATTGGAGCGCGATCCTAATCTGGATATCGTTGAATACGGGTGTCTTGGGTATTGCGGGAAATGTGCTGCATCCTTTTATGCGCTAGTCAATGGCGAAGTGGTCAGTGCAGATACACCTAAGGCTTTAGTGGATGAAATCTATCAATTTTTAGAAGAAAATCCGATGTTTTAATATAAAAGGGGAGTCCGCTTAGCCGGGCTCCCCTTTCTTTATGCAAATCTATAGTGCCGTCTTCATGGTTTCACGCATTTCCTGCCATCGTTCCCTGGCCATATCGACGACTTTCCG is part of the Falsibacillus pallidus genome and harbors:
- a CDS encoding NAD(P)/FAD-dependent oxidoreductase, translating into MKKLVLLGGGYGNMRVLLRLLPNQLPEDVSITLIDKVPYHCLKTEYYALAAGTISDHHIRVSFPEHPRLSIKYGEVTKVSTDEKLVYLKDDEAVSYDDLVIGLGCEDKYHNVPGADEFTYSIQSIEKSRATYHTLNNLPAKSVVGIVGAGLSGVELASELRESRPDLNIKLFDRGNVILSAFPERLSKYVQGWFEEHGVEIVNNANITKVEPNIVYNHDDPILCDAIVWTAGIQPVGIVRDMEVEKDSSGRVVLSKYHSLPNDDHVYVVGDCASLPHAPSAQLAEGQAEQIVQVLMKRWNNEELPEELPQIKVKGVLGSLGKKQGFGLLNGRGVTGRVARLLKSGILWMYKYHNG
- a CDS encoding YuzB family protein, translated to MKPIIEFCISNLASGAQEALEILERDPNLDIVEYGCLGYCGKCAASFYALVNGEVVSADTPKALVDEIYQFLEENPMF